Below is a window of Stappia sp. DNA.
CCGGTATCGGGGGGGGCGGTTGGGTTCCGCACGCATTCTTGTCTGTCCTTGCTTCGGGCCATGCTTCGGGCCTTGCTTCGGGCCGCACACCCCGCGCCCCTCCCGGGAAACGCCGGGGTTCTTGCTCACCGTTCGGCCCTCGCCTATACCTGCCGTCGCCTTATCACACGCCGACGGGTCCATGGTCGACATCACAGCGATTTTTCTTGCCGCCGGGCGCGGCGTCCGTATGGGCGCGCGCGGGCGCATCACCCCCAAGGGGCTTCTGTCGATCGGGACGCGCACCTTCATGGAAGACGCGGTCGCGACCCTGCGCGCGCATGAAGTCGCGGCGATCCGGATCGTGACCGGACATCTCGCCGATCAGTATCGCGAGCTGGTCGACACGCGTCTGCCGGGGATCGAGCTGCGTCACAATCCCGCCTTCAGCGAGAAGGGCTCGCTGCACAGCCTGCTTGTCGGGCTGGAGGGCCAGGACGGGCCCTGTCTGGTGCTGGAATCGGACCTGATCTTCGAGCCGCGCGCCATCGAGACGACGCTCGCCGCGCGCGACATGTCGGCCCTGCTCGTGTCCGGTGCGACCGGGGCCGGCGACGAGGTCTACGTCTGGGCGCAGGAGCGGGA
It encodes the following:
- a CDS encoding phosphocholine cytidylyltransferase family protein; this encodes MVDITAIFLAAGRGVRMGARGRITPKGLLSIGTRTFMEDAVATLRAHEVAAIRIVTGHLADQYRELVDTRLPGIELRHNPAFSEKGSLHSLLVGLEGQDGPCLVLESDLIFEPRAIETTLAARDMSALLVSGATGAGDEVYVWAQEREPGPCLRDMSKQRTQWDEAPRGELVGVTYLTGAAVAHLKAIGPQMVAANAMADYESGMVALGRSHPITLPKIEDLAWAEVDNEEMLARAAEHVYPRIAAARSAHPRMDG